In Natranaerobius thermophilus JW/NM-WN-LF, the genomic stretch ATTATGATGCCACTAAACGCAGGAGATATCCATGACCGGCCTTTTCAAACTAAGCTTTTAAATAAAGCCCGGGATAGGAATATGGGGATAATAGCCATGAAAGTAATGGCTTACGGCAACATATTTAATGAAGAGGGGATTAGAAAAGCGGAACAGGCACTTTCTTACACCTGTTCCTTTCCCATAAGTACTGCTATTATTGGAATATCCCAAATCAATCAATTAGAAGACAATATCCAGATTTTGAAAAATTTTTCACCTTTAGAGAACCATGATTTAGAAAAGCTTGAACAATTGACTGAACATTATCAGGATAAAATAAATCATTTTAGAGATTGGTAGTTAGCAAGTTATTCAATATCAATTTCATGGGAGTCACCATGGCTGTTAGGCTCATTTTTGAGAGGTAGTTTGACGTTCAGGATACCTTTATCATAGGTGGCCGTAATATGATTTAAACTACCCATATCTACCTCTTCTGGGATTGGGTAATTTCTTTGAAACAGCCCTGACTGTCTTTCTACCATTAAATAGTTCTCTTGTTCTACTTGTTCACTCTTTTTGAGTTCTCCTTTGACTACTAGATAATTATTTTCTACTCGGACATTTATATCTTCCTTGTTAAGTCCCGGAAGTACGATATCGAAATTTAACTCTCTATCTTTTTTATAGATATCAGCTCCACCGAAACCCGTTTTAACAAGTTCTTCTGCCGGTGGATTTAGAACTCCAAAACCAGGTGTCCAATTGAATAAATTTTTACCGCTATCAGCGTATCTCACCACTGAATACCTCCTTCAATGATTGATTGATAGATAAATTAATATTGACATTAATAGTGTTAACTTTTAGCTTTCGTTTTTATATAGCAGGAGGCAATCCTTTTCATGGCGAAAATAGAAAAAATAGGAAGTTATTAAAATAGGAAGTTATTAGAGTGTGTGGGAAGGAGTCTAAACAAAGGATGAACCAGTATAATTTTTATCTTATAGTTTATCAAATTTCTGATTCAATCAATCTAACAATCGGTAAGTTAGGAGACTTTGAATTGCCTAAGGGGTATTACCTTTATATAGGCAGAGACAAAAGAAATATCAGGTCAAGGGTATCAAGACATATTGCTCACAAAAAGAAGCTACGCTGGCACATTGACTATTTAAGCCAAAACGCAACACCTATACTAATGAGATTACTTCCCTATAGGTTAGACGAACTTAGTGAATGTGACATTGCAGAAAAATTTATTCAACAAGGTGCCCAGGTGATAGTTCCAGGGTTTGGAGCATCGGATTGTAACTGTTTTAGTCACCTGCTGCATTTTGAAAATTTTCAGGATTTGACAAGGTTAATTGATGAAATGTTTTAATTCTAGATCAAAAATTATGTTAGGAAAAGGTGGTAATATTATGAGTTCTCAACAAAGATTTAAACAGCAGCTTAATTTTCTTGCGGAAATTGACAGTTTAAAAGAGATTTACAGGAAAACTAAACTAAACACAGGAGACAGATTTGAAAATGATGCAGAACACTCCTGGGAACTAGCCATGATGGCAGTTGTATTACAAGAGTATGCAGAAGAGGAACTAGATCTCAGCCGTGTGATCAAAATGTTACTCATCCACGATCTTGTAGAAATTGATGCCGGTGACACCTTCGTTTACGATGAAGAAGCAGTTCAAGATCAAGAAGAACGTGAACAAGCTGCTGCGGAAAGAATTTTTGGGTTACTACCATCAGATCAAGAACAGGAATTAAGGACATTGTGGTACGAGTTTGAAGAAGAACAAACCGCCGAGGCAAGGTTCGCATTAGCTCTGGATCGAATGCAGCCCATTATACATAATTTTTATAATCAGGGTGGAACTTGGCAGGAGTTTAGTATTAACCGGGAACAAGTCGAAGAGAAGAATAAGAAAATAGACTTTGGTTCTTCACAACTGTGGAAGTTTACACAGGAAATTCTGGATACAGCTCAAAAACAAGGATACTTGGATTGAGGGGGAAAATTAGATGAGATTTGTGCGTTTATCCGCAATTATTTTATTTGTGATAGCTGTATATTTTTTATCAAATGTGCTTAGCGGTTTATTGATGGGTTTTTATTATGCGGTTTTAGCCGAAGAAACATCAAGCATGGCTCAGATCAATCTCTATATTACAGAAAATATTTTATTAAGCATGACCATTGCCAGTATAATTGGTATAATTATCTACCTTGTTTATTTAAGTGTTCGGGGCGATCGGCCAGGTGAATTTCTAGAATTTAATCCAACTAATGTTCCAATAGTGGTAATGTCGTTAGTGTTAGGTGCAGGAGTGGCATTATTTTTAAACAGCATTTTTGCTGCAATTGAAATTGAACGATTTTTTGGTGAAGAAATGGAAATGCTTCAAGATGTAATTGACAGAGGAGGATTAGGAATCCGGTTTCTCAGTGTCGGTATTGTTATTCCCATTTTTGAAGAAGTGATGTACAGGGGGATGATCTTTAACGATCTTAAACGGAATTTAAATATGAATCTGGCCATACTAATTCAAGCTATTATATTTGGCATTTTACATGCCAATTTGTATCAATTTGTATATGTGGTGCCAGCCGGGATACTATTGGCACTGGTTTATCAATGGACGGCCACTTTATTGGCTCCAATTCTTATTCATATATCCTGGAATAGTATGTCCCTTGTTATGAATGAATACTTTCCAGGTGAAATCTTAGCCTTTGTAAATTACGGATTAATTGTTGTAGGGTTTTTGTTAATTTTAGTTTCTACAACTTTCATAAAAAACCAGCCACGCCGAAACAAATACATTTTTTAAATTTTGATTACTGACCGAAATTATGTTTTCTAGTTATATTAACTGTCAGATCAATTATGCTATCGACTTCTGGGTCTATGATAACGTCTGATAAAATACTTCTTAACTTGCGATAGTCTAAATTATTATCACCCCAAACTGCCAGTTCTTGTTCACCAAGATCTATAGCTCTTTCCATATTATCTGTTGAAATCAAGGCATCATAGACTTGCTCTTGATCTAAATTTACATGATTGTCATGGTTCATGGAATTGTTGTTTGTATCAGGTCTATAATACAACTCTTCCATAAAAGTATTGGGAAACAGCTGTAATCTGAAAGGATTTTCTGAGATTACAACCAGAGTGATATGTCCTGTCCTGCTGATACATTCTTTGAAATATACTGGGGATGAATCTTGAACTTTATGTGCAACTTGCCACATTTTTATCTCTCTCCTTAGTTAATAGTTTTGAAGATGTATGTATCCAAGCAGGCATAGTATTTCTATTTTAGATTAATGCTATTCTTTCAAGGAGGGAAAAATATCAAAAAGCAAAATAAATTTTCAAATCAATATGACCTGGTAGTAATAGGTGGAGGACCAGGTGGGACTGCTTGTGCTTTAAAAGCTGCAAGATTAGGATTAACAACTGCTTTGATAGAAAAAGATTTCCCTGGAGGAGGATCTGTTGCCAGGGGGTATTTTCCTGTAAAAGCCCTAATAGAAGCGGCTAAATTAAAAGAAAATAAATTAGCTCCAAATGAAGAGTGCCTGGCCAAAGCTAATGAGAGGGTAAATAAAGCTAGAGCTCAGTGGGATTCTAGCCTGACTAAAAGGTTTGAACAATTATATCTAATTCCCGGTGAAGGAGAGTTACTCTCAAGTACATCTGAATTTTATCAAATTAAAATTCACTCAAGTAAATATCAAGGGGAAATCCAGGACCCAAATATCATAGATGGTGATCGGTATATTAGTGCGAAATCCATAGTAATGGCTACGGGCACGGCTCCAGGGTCGCCTATACCTGAACTAACTATTGATGGGAAGAATGTTATTACTCATGAGCACTTATTAGATATGCATTATAATAACATTAACTCTATAGCTATTATAGGTGCTGATGTAGAAGGCTGTGAGTTTGCCGGTCTATTTAACCGACTTGGGATACAAGTACATCTGTTAGAAATGGAAGATAATATATTGCCAAATTGTGATCAGGAAATTTCTAATAGTTTATCGACTGAATATAAGAAACAAGGAATAAAAATAAAAACAAATACTCAAGTTACTGGAGTTCAAAACTTAGAAGGTGAAGCCTTAAAGCTTACTTATAATTCGAATACTCCACAAGCCCATGGTGATTATTATTCTTCCAAAACAGAAAATGAATCAGATAAATCCCTGGAAGTTGATAAAATATTGGTTACTGGCAAGAGAATACCTCAATTACCTAAGGGCTACGCTAACCTTCCCTTGAAAATTACCCAGGAAGGTTTGGTAGAGGTTAATTCTCAATTGGAAAGTTCAGCACCTGAAGTTTATGTCATTGGTGATCTTGCAGGTGGTGTTCCCTCAGCCAATGCTGCTATTCATGAAGGAAAGCTGGTCTCCCAAAATTTAACAGAACCAAGAAAAAATAAACATATTAATTATTCCTTTACTCCTTATGTTTTTTTTACAGATCCCCAAACTTCAGGAATAGGAGTTACCGAAGACTATTTAAGAAATAAAAAAATTCCCTATAAAAAAGGGATAGCCTATTTTAAAGAAAACTTGAGGACCTTATCATTAGGACATGATAATGGCTTTGTCAAAGTTTTGCTAGGTAAAAATGAATCCCTCTTAGGAGTTCACATGATAGGGCATGATATTTCAGAGTTGATATCAGTTATAACAGTTGCGATGCAATCAAAAATTCCTGCAAGTAAAATAGTTGATTTACCTCTTCCTCATCCAAGTATGGGTGAACTTATGATAGAAGCAATTGAAGAAGCAATAAATACAAGAATAACAACTACTGGTTAACAACAAACAATATTGATTATAATTGCTATAAATATTTTCTTGAAATAATAACAATTATTAGTTATACTGGAAAAAACAGAAACCTTAACAAGGAGGAGAATATTTCCTATGAAAAAGGAATTAGAACTATTGAAACAGGCTGCCATTAACGAACAAGAGGGATATGAATTTTATATGATGGCCGCCCAAAACTCTGATAATCAGGAGTCTCAAGAGGCTTTGAATGAACTTGCTCAGGAAGAAAAGCAACATAAAGAATGGATCCTTGAATTATATGAAAAATTCGAACAAGGAAGTGCAGATAGCTTTGATTTTGATCAGGTGACTGCCCCTTCACCTGAACTGTTTAGATGGGAAAATCTACCATTAGACAATACTTCCAAGGCTTTGTCTGTTTTTAGTATCGGTGTTAAAATGGAATACGCCGCAGTAGAGTTTTACAAAGATGCAAAGGAAAAAACCGATGATCCTAATGTTGAAAAATTGCTTGATATTTTAATTGATTGGGAAAGACAGCATTTAAATGACTTTCAAAAGCGATACGATGAACTGCAAAAAGAATGGTGGGACGAACAGAGATTTAGTCCTTCATAACAAGCTATAACCGGCCATTTGGGTGAATAACCCAAGGGCCGGTTTTTTATTGTGCGCCATGCATGACGATTAGCTAGGTGGTGTAAGTCCACTATGGGGGTTTGTAGTTACCAACCATTAGCCAAGAGCAAGGGTGCCCATCGTGAGGTGGGATCTGAAGGAAGCTTAAGGCAAAATTCCGACCCAAGGCACACGAACATCATCAGGCATAAGGTATGGGATGAGTTTGCAATACAAAACGAAGTCCAATCAACTACACGGACATACCAGTGTAAATGATGTGGGTACATGGAATGAAAGTTAATCGTCTTACCGTGGGAGGTCTCATGGACGTGGCAAGATGAACTTCGAACCACGGTTGAAATAAGATTTGTCATGAGAAGTCAGCAGATTCCATAGTACTTGATGAGGTCGACATCATTAAGGAAGGGATGAACCTAGGAGGAGATCAGTAAATGACTGTTACCAATAAAGGAATGAAGTGCCGCCAACTTCTGACAGGCGAAAGCTGCAAAGAAGGCTCACCGCAGAAGAATAGTGCGGAACACGAAGGATATGCGGGAGTGCACAGTTCTTTAAG encodes the following:
- a CDS encoding Hsp20/alpha crystallin family protein, which gives rise to MRYADSGKNLFNWTPGFGVLNPPAEELVKTGFGGADIYKKDRELNFDIVLPGLNKEDINVRVENNYLVVKGELKKSEQVEQENYLMVERQSGLFQRNYPIPEEVDMGSLNHITATYDKGILNVKLPLKNEPNSHGDSHEIDIE
- a CDS encoding GIY-YIG nuclease family protein; the protein is MNQYNFYLIVYQISDSINLTIGKLGDFELPKGYYLYIGRDKRNIRSRVSRHIAHKKKLRWHIDYLSQNATPILMRLLPYRLDELSECDIAEKFIQQGAQVIVPGFGASDCNCFSHLLHFENFQDLTRLIDEMF
- a CDS encoding HD domain-containing protein, translated to MSSQQRFKQQLNFLAEIDSLKEIYRKTKLNTGDRFENDAEHSWELAMMAVVLQEYAEEELDLSRVIKMLLIHDLVEIDAGDTFVYDEEAVQDQEEREQAAAERIFGLLPSDQEQELRTLWYEFEEEQTAEARFALALDRMQPIIHNFYNQGGTWQEFSINREQVEEKNKKIDFGSSQLWKFTQEILDTAQKQGYLD
- a CDS encoding CPBP family intramembrane glutamic endopeptidase, whose amino-acid sequence is MRFVRLSAIILFVIAVYFLSNVLSGLLMGFYYAVLAEETSSMAQINLYITENILLSMTIASIIGIIIYLVYLSVRGDRPGEFLEFNPTNVPIVVMSLVLGAGVALFLNSIFAAIEIERFFGEEMEMLQDVIDRGGLGIRFLSVGIVIPIFEEVMYRGMIFNDLKRNLNMNLAILIQAIIFGILHANLYQFVYVVPAGILLALVYQWTATLLAPILIHISWNSMSLVMNEYFPGEILAFVNYGLIVVGFLLILVSTTFIKNQPRRNKYIF
- a CDS encoding dihydrolipoyl dehydrogenase family protein, with protein sequence MLFFQGGKNIKKQNKFSNQYDLVVIGGGPGGTACALKAARLGLTTALIEKDFPGGGSVARGYFPVKALIEAAKLKENKLAPNEECLAKANERVNKARAQWDSSLTKRFEQLYLIPGEGELLSSTSEFYQIKIHSSKYQGEIQDPNIIDGDRYISAKSIVMATGTAPGSPIPELTIDGKNVITHEHLLDMHYNNINSIAIIGADVEGCEFAGLFNRLGIQVHLLEMEDNILPNCDQEISNSLSTEYKKQGIKIKTNTQVTGVQNLEGEALKLTYNSNTPQAHGDYYSSKTENESDKSLEVDKILVTGKRIPQLPKGYANLPLKITQEGLVEVNSQLESSAPEVYVIGDLAGGVPSANAAIHEGKLVSQNLTEPRKNKHINYSFTPYVFFTDPQTSGIGVTEDYLRNKKIPYKKGIAYFKENLRTLSLGHDNGFVKVLLGKNESLLGVHMIGHDISELISVITVAMQSKIPASKIVDLPLPHPSMGELMIEAIEEAINTRITTTG
- a CDS encoding ferritin-like domain-containing protein; this translates as MKKELELLKQAAINEQEGYEFYMMAAQNSDNQESQEALNELAQEEKQHKEWILELYEKFEQGSADSFDFDQVTAPSPELFRWENLPLDNTSKALSVFSIGVKMEYAAVEFYKDAKEKTDDPNVEKLLDILIDWERQHLNDFQKRYDELQKEWWDEQRFSPS